Below is a genomic region from Rhizobium sp. 007.
TCTGAGAGACCCATTCGATAGATGAGTATTTCGTTGATTGCGTGGACATCGAACCTGGCGCAGGCCAGTTCGCGCGAACGCCGACCCATTTCAGCAGCCAGCCGAAGCCGGTCGGCAAGCGGCGACATGGCGCTAAAAAGGCTGTCTGCGCTTCTAGGCGTGACGAGATAGCCGTTCTCGCCGGGTTCGATAGTGTCCCGGCAACCCGGAAGGTCCGTTGTAATAATCGCGCGCCCGACGGCCATCGCTTCCAGGATGCTGCGGGGTATTCCCTCTCGGTAATAGGAGGGGAGGACGAATATGTTGCACTGCGCGAGGAAGGGGCGGACATCGTTTGTCTCGCCAAGGTAATCCACGATCCCCTCTTCGATCCATTCCTGAACCCGCAGCCGCGATATTGCCGCTGGGTTCGGATCAAACGGTCCGAGAAGTTGGAATTCTGCATCAGGCCGATGCTGCTTCAAGCGTCGCGCCGCCTCCACGTATTCGAAGACGCCCTTGTCACTGATCAGCCGGCTCACCATCAGAAAGACAGGCTTTTCCAATGGGACTGGTGCGAAGGCGTAGTGATCGACATCCACGCCGGAGCCTGCAACGCGATGAATGACGGAAACGTCGTGGACCAATGAATTTTCAACGATGTCCGAGCGGTCGGCATCATTATAGACAAAAACCGCCGTCGCACCCGCCATCGCCAGCCGATAAAGCCGGACGCACAGTCGTTTGATCCAACGGCCCTTTAGAGTCTTGACGCTCGCTTCCGAAAAAACATGCCCCAGACCGGTTACAAGAAAGCAACGCCCCGGAACACCCGCTGAGCGGGCTGCGATTCCGCCGTAGACGATCGGTTTCATCGTATAGGGGACCACCACGTCGGGCCTTATTTTCTTTATAAGCCGCCGAATCTGGAGGAACGTCGCAATGTCCCTGACCGGGCTCAAGCTGGCGCGGGCCATCGGGATTCTGGCGAACTCAACCCCGATCTTGGAAAGATCGGCCTTCACCTCCGGGTCGTCTTCGGGACCTGCAGCTACCACGACATGGCCGGCGCGCACCATGGATTTCAAAAGTTCCAAACGGAAATTCGTCAACGAACGGCTATAGCTGGACAGCACCAGAATGCGCTGGCTTCCTTCCTGCTGCCGCCAAAGCAAGCGATCCAATGGAGTGCTATCCGTTGGTGCTGCATGTAAATTCAACACAGTTGTCTCCAGACGAGATCCAATAGACTAATTTCGTGGGAGCGACCGGCGCCTGCCGCTGATTGCGTTTCATTGCAGCCGTGATGGGCTGATCCACCCAGACACCTCAGCACTTCCTCCATCAGTTTCAGCCACAAGAGCTGCAAGTAAGTTGTCCGGGAGGCCCACGTCATGATCCTCACCCTCTTCGCGAGTTCCATCATGCATTGGAGCCAGGGCCGCACCGGCGAAAGCGGGGCGCTGCCACGCATAACCTGGGACAAGGCTACTGATGAGCGCGAGCACCATGGATGCATCACCCAATTCGGCGGAGCGCTCCAGCCGGGCGAACGTCGGGCGAAGCTTGGAAAGCGGTACAGGCCGTGGAATTGCGCCGAAAACCCCCGGAACAGGCGACGGAACCGGAGTATCATTGATATCGAAAAGCTCCTCGTAGCACTTTTCGCCGGGGCGCAGCCCGATGACCTTGATTGCTATGTCCTTGTCAGGAACAAGACCTGCAAGCCTGATCATCCTGCGTGCGATGTCCATGATCCTTACCGGTTTGCCCATGTCCAGAACGAAGACCTCGCCTTTTCCGATGTCGCCCTCGAGTCCGTAGGCGGAGGCCTGCAGGGTAAGTTCCACGGCTTCCCGTATGGTCATGAAGAACCGCGTCATGTCCGGATCGGTCACGGTCAACGGTCCACCGCTGGCGATCTGTCTCTTGAACAACGGAATGAGGGAGCCGCTCGAGCCAAGAACGTTGCCGAACCGCACGGTCATGTAACGAGGGCCGCTTCCGCGCTCCACTCCTTCGAGGTCGAGCGCCTGACAATAGAGCTCCGCGAGACGTTTCGTCCCTCCCATGACGCTCGTTGGATTGACCACCTTATCGGTAGAGATCTGAACCATCGCCAGGGCACCGACCTGCCTGGCGGCATTGGCGACGTTCATGGTGCCGATCACGTTTGTAAGCGCGCCCTCGCACGGATTGATCTCCACCATTGGCACGTGCTTGAGCGCTGCCGCATGGAAGACCAGCTCCGGCCTATATTCTTCGAAAACGTCGTTGACGCGGTTGGCCCGCCGAACATTGCAGAGACAGGTGGCGCGGGGCAGCGTCGCAAAGCGCTCCGCAAGCTCAAGGTCAATTGTGTAAAGATTGAACTCGCAATTCTCGACGAGAACGAGCTGCGACGGCTCGCAGGCGGCGATCTGAAGCGTGAGTTCGGAGCCGATCGAGCCGCCGGCACCAGTGATGAGCACCCGGCGCCCCCGGATGAGCCGCAGGATGGCATCCCTGTCCAAAGCGGCCTGGGGCCGCTCCAGCAGGTCTGTCAGCTCGATCGATTTGAGTTCAAATCGGTTTTCCCGCTTGGCATTCTTCAGCTCCGTCATCTGGGATAAACGGGAAACGGTGATGCCGAGCGCTTCGGCCTGTCTGATGAGCTTTTCGCAAACCTCCTCACCAAACACGGAAGGTGCCTCGGTGAAGACAAGGTGCCGCGGGAAGGAATGGGAGAGGCGCAGTTCCCTAACAACCCTCTCAAAATCCGTCAAGGCACCCAAAATCGGTACGCCGTGCAACATAATCCCTTCGCATGCGCCAGTCGGCTCGATGATGGCAACCGGACGATGGAAGCAGCTGCGGTCGCGGCTCACGGCACGTAGATAGAGATCCGCAGCATCTCCCGCACCGACCAGCAGGGTCGGTATCTTTTGCTCCTGCTCGGGCGCTTGCTTCAGCCAGCCAGCGTTATCCGGCAGGGACAATTCGTTAATGCGAAAGCTCAGCCGCGACGCCGAAAGGAATAGCGAGAGCAGGAGCGCCTCGAGAAGCAAGGCCGCGCGGGGGATATCTTGCAGCCTTGTTATGAAAAATAGCACGCAGACCAAAAGGGCCGTGGATATGAGCACCGCCCGTGGGATTGTCACAAGATCGGAGATCGAACCGTATCGCCAATTGCGGCTATAAAGGCCGGCCATGGGAAAGACCACGATGCAAATCGCAAGATACTGCGGGCTCGCAAATAAGAGCGTTTCGATCAGCTCCGCACTTGCCTGAACCTGCTCCAATCCATAGCGCGCGACGAACGCGAAGTTGAGGGCGAAGCATGCGGACACGAGGTCGGTCGCAAACAGCAAGGGTGCCTGCCTAACCTTGCGAACGTGAGAACCGGCTGTCTTTTTTGACAGAAGGATTGCCGCGCTGACCGCAGAATCCGCATAACCAACCGCGGCCTTCCAGGCCGCCAACACGTCGTCCCGTCTAGCATTCATGTCCCGTCTTGCATTCATCTCCTGCCGCTGAGCAGCGATGACTTTGTCGCGCGGTTCCATGCATGCATCCCCCCGTACAACTGCAACGCGTGCCGCTATCGCGACGCGATAGCGAGATAAACTCCGATGCCTTGCGAATCCCCCGGCGTTAGCCGGTAAAACATAAGCGTACCGTGACGTTTCCGAAACAGTTTCAATCAAGTCTCACATTTATTGACGGACGGTACATCAGCAATTTTATTTGTAAAGCCAAATTATATTAAAGCTATTTGATATCGATACTGTATTCTGCTGATTAATCATTTAGTTTTATATACAATACCGTTAAGAATACTTACTTAATCTTTGAAAAATTTCAATCATAACGTGA
It encodes:
- a CDS encoding glycosyltransferase family 4 protein, which encodes MDRLLWRQQEGSQRILVLSSYSRSLTNFRLELLKSMVRAGHVVVAAGPEDDPEVKADLSKIGVEFARIPMARASLSPVRDIATFLQIRRLIKKIRPDVVVPYTMKPIVYGGIAARSAGVPGRCFLVTGLGHVFSEASVKTLKGRWIKRLCVRLYRLAMAGATAVFVYNDADRSDIVENSLVHDVSVIHRVAGSGVDVDHYAFAPVPLEKPVFLMVSRLISDKGVFEYVEAARRLKQHRPDAEFQLLGPFDPNPAAISRLRVQEWIEEGIVDYLGETNDVRPFLAQCNIFVLPSYYREGIPRSILEAMAVGRAIITTDLPGCRDTIEPGENGYLVTPRSADSLFSAMSPLADRLRLAAEMGRRSRELACARFDVHAINEILIYRMGLSDHDCAGRKAAGALGREAIQAHTINQQLDATGRVISWRG
- a CDS encoding nucleoside-diphosphate sugar epimerase/dehydratase, whose translation is MEPRDKVIAAQRQEMNARRDMNARRDDVLAAWKAAVGYADSAVSAAILLSKKTAGSHVRKVRQAPLLFATDLVSACFALNFAFVARYGLEQVQASAELIETLLFASPQYLAICIVVFPMAGLYSRNWRYGSISDLVTIPRAVLISTALLVCVLFFITRLQDIPRAALLLEALLLSLFLSASRLSFRINELSLPDNAGWLKQAPEQEQKIPTLLVGAGDAADLYLRAVSRDRSCFHRPVAIIEPTGACEGIMLHGVPILGALTDFERVVRELRLSHSFPRHLVFTEAPSVFGEEVCEKLIRQAEALGITVSRLSQMTELKNAKRENRFELKSIELTDLLERPQAALDRDAILRLIRGRRVLITGAGGSIGSELTLQIAACEPSQLVLVENCEFNLYTIDLELAERFATLPRATCLCNVRRANRVNDVFEEYRPELVFHAAALKHVPMVEINPCEGALTNVIGTMNVANAARQVGALAMVQISTDKVVNPTSVMGGTKRLAELYCQALDLEGVERGSGPRYMTVRFGNVLGSSGSLIPLFKRQIASGGPLTVTDPDMTRFFMTIREAVELTLQASAYGLEGDIGKGEVFVLDMGKPVRIMDIARRMIRLAGLVPDKDIAIKVIGLRPGEKCYEELFDINDTPVPSPVPGVFGAIPRPVPLSKLRPTFARLERSAELGDASMVLALISSLVPGYAWQRPAFAGAALAPMHDGTREEGEDHDVGLPDNLLAALVAETDGGSAEVSGWISPSRLQ